TGGACCGGCAGACTTATAAGGTGATGAACGGGAGTGAAGCGCTGTCCCTGCCGCTGAAGGAATTCGAGCTGCTGTACAAGCTGGCCGGGACACCGGGGCAGGTCTATACCCGCGAGCAGCTGATCGACCAGATCTGGGGCATCGATTACGCCGGGGATGACCGGACGGTGGATGTACATATCAAGCGCCTGCGGGAACGGTTCGCGGGGGCGGCGGATTTCCGGATCGAGACCGTTCGCGGGCTGGGCTACCGGCTTGAGGTTAACGAATGATCAAATCCCTCTATACCCGCGTGGTTTTGACCTTCCTGGTCTCCGTAATCGGGGGGACGGTGATCTCCTTCTATCTGGCGATATGGATCTATAGGGATCAATTGAACGAGAATCTGCAGGTTTCCCTGTTGCGCTTTGCGCAAGATATCGTGCGGATCTATGAGAGCTTCCCGCTCAATGAAGCTGACAAATTCGTAAGCGGCATGAAGCAGCTTGAGACCTACCATGTACGGATTTACGATGAGAACGGCGGGGTTCAATCTTACGGCGGGCCTGACGGAATGAAGCTGGAGACCGTCACTGCGGAGCAATTGAAGCAGGTGCTGGCCGGCAGCATCGTTCAGGTTAATCCGACCGGCATCTCGATTAGCCTGCTGGGGCTGCAATTAATGACGGATACGGGAAAAAAGGCATTGTTCGTCGAGCCTGTCGGCCCGCCGTCCGGCACTTTTGTGATCAAATGGCTGCTGAATTTCGCGGTGTATTCGCTGGTAACCGGCAGTCTGTTCATTCTGGTGGCAGCGGTGTTCCTGGTCCGGCCGATCAAGAAGCTGACCGCCGCAACCCGCCGGATTGCCGCCGGAGACTTCAACGTGAAGCTGAATATCAAGCAGAACGGGGAGCTGGGCACCCTCGCCCGCAGCTTCGAAGAGATGACGCAAGATCTGCAGCAGCTGGAGCAGCTGCGCCGTGACTTCGTGTCGAATGTATCCCATGAGGTGCAGTCGCCGCTGACCTCCATCTCCGGGTATGCGCGGGCGCTGAAGCAGATGGATATCCCGGAGAGTGAGCGCAACCGGTATCTGGATATCATCATCGGCGAAGCAGAACGGATGTCCAAGATGAGCGACAGTCTGCTGAAGCTAAGCCTGCTGGAATCACAGTCCCGGCAGCTGCAGTTCACCACCTTCAGCCTGGATGAACAGATCAGAAGGGTGATCCTGGCCCTGCAGCCGCAGTGGTCCTCCCGGGGCATCACCTTCGAGCTTGATCTGGAGGCCGGTACACTGACGGGGGATGCAGACCAGTTGAATCAGGTCTGGATGAACCTGCTGGGGAACAGCATCAAGTTCTCCGGGGATGGGGGAGTGATAAGTGTTCATGCGTGGCAGGATTACAAAGGTGTGACCGTTCGTGTGTCCGACACCGGCATCGGGATTAGCCCAGAGGACCAGAAGCGGATCTTCGAGCGCTTCTTCAAGGCGGACCGCTCCCATAGCCGGAAGTATAACGGCAGCGGAATGGGACTGGCCATCGTGAAGCAGATTATTCTGCTGCATCAAGGGGATATCCGGGTCGAGAGTGAGCTTGGCGCAGGCACAAGCTTCATTGTCACGCTGCCGCTTAATACACCGGCGAATTAGATAAGTTCTTCCGTTCATCCTCTGTTCATATTACCGTCACGGAGAGTACATTTTCATTGTGGGAATTGACAGCAGTGTGCCGAACCAAGGGGGCTTGGATGATAAAATACCGGTGGGGACGCTTAAGTTCCTCGACAAATCCGGCATCATGAGATTGCTCCAAAAGATAGCATATCAAGGAGAATTTCACAGAAGCCCAGGCGCTGGCCTTCTCCAAAGAGATTGCCAAGGATTACAGGGAGTTCATGGCAGGCCCTGAAATGATACAATAGAGAAAGAGCTATACGCAGCCGCAGGCTTCTATAGAGAAGCTTGCGGTTTGTTCAATTCAACCCAGCAGCTGATTCAAACCGCCGGTAACAGGGCTATTGTATAGGGATTGTTATTTACATAGGGAGGCTTGTCTATGCTGAAATCATTGCAGGCTATTGAAGCATACCGTGAAGGGAAGCAGATTGCCGGAACAGAGGCTCCGTGGCTGGAGTACATTGTACAGGCAGAGCAGACGATTGTGAATCTGGAGCGGGTGGAGTCGCTGCAGTCGCTGGAGCAGCAGAATCCGGTGCTGGATTATGTAGAGCGGAGTCTGCGGGTGTTGGACAGCCTGCCGCTGTCCTACTGGATTAAGGAGCTGGCGGAGGAGACGCTGGTCTGGTCAGAGACGGCCAAGGGCGGCACGGTCCGGCAGCGCCGGGGCTGGCAGGCGGAAGGCATTAATATCTTCGTTCATAATATCGGCTCCGCCCAGTTGTACCGCAGGTATGCGGAGGGGCTGAAGCAGGAGGCGGCAGGCTCCAGGGAGAAAAGACTGGTTGTACATACACTGATCGAAACGCACGGGCTGATCGGCCAACAGATCCGCGGCGAGGTGCCGCCCGCCGTCAATCTTCCCTTATCCGGGCTGGTGGAGCACGGCCTGCTGAGTGCAGATGAGCTGGAGCGGCTGCTGTTCGCACTGAATCACTGCATTATCTCGGCGGTATCCCCGGAGCTGTGGCAGGAGGTCCGCCCCCGGGTGATGGAGCTGATTGCCGTCATCGCCGCCGGGAAGCTGGTGCTGGAAGTGCCGATGAAGGAGCGCCTGCGCCGGATGCGCGCCGGGTCGATTGCACAGGGCGAGGACTACGAAGCGGAATGGGACCGGCTGCTGCAGGAGGGCTTCCTCCCGGATACTCTGGAGCCGCTCCAGCCCATGACCTTCTGGTATGTGGAATCGGCGCTGCAGACCTTCTCGCTGGAGCAGTTCCTGAAGGTGATGAGCCTGGTGGCCGGAAGCCGCCCGCAGGAGGTGAGCCATCTCAGCTTCGAGGCGGTCATGAACAGCATTTATTATGATTATAAGGGCAGCAAGAAGATCAACGTGTACAAGAAACGGATTATTGAGAAATACCTCGCGGAGCTGAGCTGGGAGGAGATCTATAGCGGAAAGACGCCTTCCGGCAGCAATCCGCATCTGGTGCACCGGCTGTTGCGGAAGGAGCATCTGCCGGATACGCTGTTCTTCCAGTTCGAATTCTCCCCGGCAGCGGAGAAGCTGATCGAATTCTGCATGGAGGCCGAGAAGTCGGCGCTGTATGAACGGGCCGTCCTGCTGCTGTTCGACCTGTTCGGTCTGCGGCGGGATGCCTTCGACCGCTTCCATAATGAGGACACCTACTTAAGCCAGATGAATGATACGGCAGATTATAAGGCGGTCATTCTGGACTACGTGACCGGGCGGAAGGTGCTGGACATCGGTCCCGGCGGCGGGGTGCTGCTGGACCTGATTGAAGAACGGATGCCGGAGGCTGTGCCGGTGGGCATTGATATCTCCAGCAATGTAATCGAAGCGCTGCGGCAGCGCAAGCAGCGGGAGGGCCGCCGCTGGGAGGTGCTCCAGGGGGATGCGCTGAATCTGAAGGATTACGTGGAGCCGGGGACGGTGGATACAGTGATTTTCTCATCGATTCTGCATGAGCTGTATTCCTATGTGCCGCTGGGCGGGCAGAAGTTCAATCATGACACGGTGGCGGCAGCGCTGGCCAGCGCCTTCGGGGTTCTGGCGGACGGCGGGGCGATCATTATCCGCGACGGGATTATGAGCGAGCCGGAGGATGAGCTGCGCCGGGTACGGTTCCTGGAGGCGGACGGGATGGCGTGGCTGGAGCGGTATGCGGAGGATTTTGCCGGACGGCCTATCCGTTACGAGAAGCTTGGCCCGCAGGAGGTCCGCCTGCCGGTGAATGATGCTATGGAATTCCTGTATACCTACACCTGGGGGGAAGAAGCCTACATCCATGAGGTTCAGGAGCAGTTCGGTTACTTCACTCCGTCGCAGTACGCGGCATTCATTGTGCAGACGCTGGGAGACCGCGCGAAGATTGAGGTGTTCCGCCACTACCTGCAGGAGGGGTACACGGAGGCGCTGGAGAACAGGGTGGTTATGATGGACGATAACGGGCAGTCTGTGCCTTTGCCGGACAGCACATGCTTTATTGTAATCCGTAAGGAGGCAAGCTGAAGTGAACAACGCTAATCTCAGCGTACTTGTAGTAGAAGATGATGCTGATATTAACCGCCTGCTGTGCCGGATGCTGACAGGTGAAGGACTGAACGCTGTACCTGCATTCTCGGGGAGTGAAGCCTCCCTCAGAATGTCGCTGGAGGACTACCAGCTGATCCTGATGGACCTGATGCTGCCGGGAATCACAGGCGAGTCGCTGATTGCGCAGATCCGCGCACAGTCTACTGTTCCCATTATTGTAATCTCGGCCAAAAGCGCGCTGGAGGACAAGGTGAGCCTGCTGCGTCTGGGAGCGGATGATTATATTACCAAGCCATTTGACCAGGAGGAGGTGTTGGCCAGAGTGTACGCGCAGCTCCGCCGGCTGCAATATTCGCCTGCCGCAGGGTCTGACGGCGAGATACTCAAGGTACGCGGGCTGGTCATGGACAAACAGCGGCGGGAGGTTAGGCTGGAAGACCGGGTCCTGGCTTTAACCAAATACGAATTTGAGCTGCTGGCGGTGCTGATGTCGAGGCCGGATCATATTTTCTCCAAAAGCGAGCTGTACCGGCAGATCTGGGGCGGCACGTACCTGGGAGACGATAACACCATTAATGTACATATCAGCAATCTGCGGGCCAAAATGGCCGCAGTCACGGAAGAGGAGTATATCCGCACGATCTGGGGCATCGGGTTCAAGCTCGTATAACGGGTGAATTCTTTAGACTTTCTTAAGACTTTGCTTAAAGGTTATTAAAAGTGTTCTTTATACAATGGAATTATCAAACGGCAAGGGAGTCTTAACGATGATGCATTGTATATTGGAGATTAAGGCGCTCAATAAGACCTATCAGGAAGCTTATGCGCTCCGGGATATTAACCTGCAGATTGAGTCAGGGGATATCGTAGCACTGATCGGTAAAAATGGCGCAGGCAAAACCACGCTGTTCAAATGTATTACAGAGCAGGTGTTTCCGTCGGCAGGCACGATTACGCTCTACGGACACCGGGATGACGCCGGTCTGCGGAAGGGGCGCCGGAGCATCGGGGCGATGATTGAAGAGCCGGCGTTCTTCCCGGACTTCACGGCCAGGCAGAACCTGGAGTACTTCCGCCTGCAGAGGGGGCTGGCCGGTAAGGATTCCATAGAGCAGGCGCTTAAGGAGGTCAATCTGCTTCAAGCCGCAAACAAGAAATTCAAAGCCTTCTCCCTCGGGATGAAGCAGCGGCTGGGACTTGCGCTTGCGCTGATGACCCGCCCTGAGCTGCTAATTCTGGATGAACCGACCAATGGCCTTGACCCGGAGGGGAAGGCGGAGATCCGCCAGCTCCTGCAGACCCTGAATGAAGAGAAGAGGGTCACGATCCTCATCTCAAGTCACGTATTGTCTGAGCTGCAGAGTGTGGCTACCCGTTATATTTTCATGGATCAGGGGAAGATTGTAGAGCAATTGACGGCAGAAGAGCTGCTGCAGAAGACCAGAAGAAATGTAGAGATTGTTGTGGATAACAGCGGCAAGGCCTCTACGGTTCTGGAACAGCATTTCCCGGGGATTCCGTACCGGATTCTGCCGGGACACCGGATTCTGCTCTCCGGCGGTATGGATAAGACCGATCAGCTCAACCGGGTGCTCCATGCCCAAGGCGTCAGCGTGTTCTCCATTACAGCCACCGGCGGGGATTTGGAAGAATACTACCTGGGTCTGCTGGGAGGTGAGCGTCATGCTTAATCTGATGAAAAGTGAGCAGTACCGTTTTGTCCGCACCAAGAACTATTATTATTACGGGTTGCTCTGTGTGGTGCTAATGGTTGCTGCCGCCATAACGCTCATGGTCTTTCATCAGTCTGTGCCGGATTTTCCCTATGGGAATGAGCGATTCTTCTACCGTAATGTGCTGTCTATGATGCCGGTGGTATTCGCCTTGCTGTCTATTTTTACCGGGGTCCTGATGGGGGATAACAAGCATGTGCTCAAAAATACCGTAGCCTACGGCTTCAGCAGACGCTCGATCTACACCGCCAAGCTGCTGGTTACACTGGCCGGCTTCCTGCTGTTCGCGCTCGTTCTGGTCGGGATCTCGGTCCTGCTCGGTTCGAAGCTGCTGCTGCGCAGCTATGAATATGCGCTAACTGAATACTGCCAGATGCTGCTTGGTATGCTGCCTATTATGATTGCCGGTGTAACCACCTACTTCTGTATCAACGCTGTGATGAACAAGAATGCACAGATATCTACCGTGTTCCTGCTGATCTATTTCCTGCCCCACATGATTCTGAGCGCGCTGAAAGGCAGATTTACCTGGGCGGCCTGGCTCTACAGTCATAGCCCTGCTTATTATTTGTTCAATGCCTACGATTTGGGGACCTATCCTGCCTGGGAGCCGTGGGTTACAGGAATGGTGTGTACGCTGTTCTTTTATGTATTGGGATTGTATCTGTTCAGGAAGGAAGAGTTCTAACAGATGCTGCTAAGGAGGGAAGACGTATGTATCTTGCTATAGCCATCATTGCCGTTCTAGCCGCTGTATGTATACTCGTTGTGTATCTGCTGCAGCGGCAGAGCATGATTCAAGTACGGCGGCAATTGACGGAGTGGGAGTCGTCTTCCCTGCAGCACCTCCATGTCAAGCTGCCTCTGCCCGGGAAGGAGATGGAGAAGCTCATCGTGGCCCTTAACCGGCTGCTGGATCAGCGCCAGAGAGAGCGGGTGATCCACCAGTCGAGAGAGCGCGCCGTGAAGGAAGAGATCGCCAATCTGTCCCATGATCTGCGGACTCCGCTTACGTCCATGCAGGGATATGCCCATCTGTTGAAAGATCCCCTGGCTTCCGAGGCCGAGCGGCAGCAGTATTTGGAGATTATCATACATAAGATGGCGGTCATGAACAATATTGTCGAAGCGTTCTACGAATTGTCCAGTATAGACTCGGGGGACACTCCTTTGGACAGCCAGCCGGTCTATCTCTACAGCCTGCTGAGCGAAGTGATTCTGGCGTTTCATCCGGACCTTACGCAGAAGGGCATCGAGGTGCAGCTTCATCTGGATGAGAATGTCAAGGCCATCCCCCTGGATGAGAAAGCCATGATCCGCATCTTCTCCAATGTGCTCCAGAATGTGCTCCGGTACGGCAAGAACCGCTTAACCGTCTCCCTGTATACGGAAGAGCAGCAGGTGAAGCTGAAGTTCGCCAATGATACGGAGCATATCCGCAGGGCAGATCTGCCCAGGCTGTTCGAGCGGACGTACACCAGCGATCCTTCGCGGTCAAGCGGCCAGCTCGGTCTGGGACTCGCCATTGTGAAGCAACTGGTGGAGAGGCAGGGAGGCACGATTGGAGCCGCTTTGAACGGCGGAGAGTTTGAATTGTTTATTGCATTTGGGGAAAAGTGAAGGGAGCCGCAGAATTGCGGCTCCCTTTGTGTATGCACAGCTGCTACTGATCCTGCTGTAGCGTAATGTGTAACGAGCTGATTTTGCCACCCTGCACCTTGAATTCATGCCGGAACTGCTGTGGGGCAGGGACGCGGTTCTTGTTGAACTCGCCCTCCATCTCAGCGGTCACGGCAATGCGGCCTCCGGCTTCTTCAATGTCCATAATGGTGAAGCGGACCTTGGCCGAGAATAGCTCGGATTCTCCCCAGGCCGCTATAGCCTCGGTGCCCTCTGCCGTCTTCCCGTTATTCTTCACCACAGCACCGGGTGCGAACAAATCGATGAACGCCTCCGGCTGGTATTGGTTCACGGCGTTGTAGAAGTCCTGTACCTCAATCGGCAAGGTAACATGCTGGTTCATGAGTATCTGCCTCCTGTAAGTAGATTGGCGCGCTTGTCCTGCGCCCTTACCATACCTTAAACGGATCGGACGACCGGTAAGCAGAGGCTTTTCGCGGAACCGGACCGGGAGCTAAGGATACAACATGTTCTGCCCGGCGGTCAGGCCGGTATTCTTGCGGAATTCAGAGGGAGAGCAGTTCATCGCCTTGCGGAACACTTTGATGAAGTAGCTCACGTTGTCGAAGCCGACGTCCATGGCGATGCCGGAGATTTTGCGGTCACTCTGCTGCAGAAGCGCTGCGGCCTGGCGGACCCGGTAGGAGTTGATATAGTCTACAGGCGTCTTGCGGGTCATGCTTTTGAAGAAACGGCAGAATTGTCCTTCGCTCATCGGAATCAGCCCGGCCAGGTCGCGCGTGCGGATCGGCTCCTGATAGTGGTCCTGGATATAGAGAATGGCCTTCTTCAGCCGGTCCGCCTTCGTATTATCCGCCCCCTCCGAGGGGCTGTGGTTCACCGAACGTCCGGGCAGCGCAATCTGCGAGAGCATGATCAGCAGGGTGCCTTTGATAAAAGACTCGAATCCTGGCATCTGCTGTTCATAGGCCTTCATCATATGGTTCAGATGCAGCAGCAGCTCCGCCTGCCAGGGCACGGACGCGGTAAGGTGGCGCGGGAAGCTCTGGCGTTTCTCCTGAAGCGGCAGAATGACGGTCTGCTGGATGGTATCATATTGGGCGCTGGCCAGAAGATCAGGGTGGAAGACCAGTGCGCAGAAGCGGCAAGGTGTATCCGCAAGCGCATAAGCGGCATGGATATCGCCGGACTCAATGAACACAGCCTCGCCGGGGCGGAGCGTGAAATAGTCGGTATCCACCTGGAACAGAATCTCTCCCTCCAGCAGCAGGAAGAACTCAGCCTCCTCATGCCAGTGGGTATCCAGAACATGCGCTCCGGCCGGCAGCTCGATCCAATAGGCGGCGAGGGGGAACATGGCGTCTCCGTGCTCGCGGTCTTCCTTCAGCAGGCGCTGCGAGGTGCGGTCCATAGATTAATGCCCTCCTTTCGGAATTAACGTCAGAATAGTGTTATAAATAAGCTATATTATATTAGTTATGCGCTTTTATTATCGGTATAATGCAACTATAAACACCAAATCGAAAGGTGGCAAGCACACTTATGAAATTTACAGACGGTCTCTGGCTGGTCCGGGACGGGATTACAATTAATGGTGCAGTGCAGAACTACGTGGTCGAGAAAACAGAGGAAGGCCTGACCGCCATCACGCAGACGACTCCCATCACGGGACGTTCGGCTACCCTCAACTCCACGCTGCTGACGGTGAAATTCCATTCCCCGCTTCCGGGTGTGGTGGGAGTCAAGATTATTCATAACGACGGAGTGATTGACCGGGGGCCTTCGTTTGAGCTGACCGAGGGAACGGGAGATCATGTTCAGATTGAAGAGAGCGAAGCACAGACGGTGCTGATCAGCGGCGGACTCCGTGTCGTCATCAACAAAGGCACCCACTGGTCGGTGGACTTCTACCGCGGCGATGAGCGGATTACCGGCAGCGGCTTCAAGTCGATGGCTTATATTACAGATCAGAACGGCAACACCTTCATGCGGGAGGAGCTGGATCTCGGTGTCGGCGAATTCGTCTATGGTCTGGGCGAGCGCTTTACGGCTTTTGTCAAAAATGGACAGGTTGTCGATCTGTGGAACAAAGACGGCGGCACAAGCTCCGAGCAGGCGTACAAGAACGTTCCGTTCTATGTGACGAGCAAGGGTTACGGCGTCTTCGTGAACCATCCGGAGCTGGTCTCCTATGAAATCGCTTCAGAGAAGGTGAAGAAGGCTCAGTTCAGCGTAGCGGGCGAGAGCCTGGAATACTTCGTAATCGACGGGCCAACCATTAAAGAGGTAATCACCAAATACACTTCCCTGACCGGCAAGCCTGCGCTGCCTCCCGCCTGGAGCTTCGGGCTGTGGCTGACCACTTCGTTCACGACGGACTACGATGAAGCAACGGTCAATTCCTTCGTGGAGGGGATGGCGGAGCGCGATCTGCCGCTGCATGTGTTCCACTTCGACTGCTTCTGGATGCGCGAATACCAGTGGACCGATTTCCAGTGGGATTCCCGCGTGTTCCCGGACCCGGTGGGGATGCTGAAGCGTCTGCATGACAAGGGGCTGAAGATCTGCGTCTGGATCAACTCCTATATCGGGCAGCGTTCCCCGCTGTTTGAAGAAGGCAAGAAGAACGGCTATCTGCTGAAACGGCCGAACGGCGACGTCTATCAGACCGACCTGTGGCAAGCGGGCATGGGGCTGGTCGACTTCACGAACCCTGCAGCCTGCGAATGGTATGCCGGTTATCTGCGCGATCTGGTGGATATGGGCGTAGACAGCTTCAAGACCGACTTCGGTGAGCGGATTCCAACGGATGTGGTCTATTTTGACGGCTCTGATCCGTACAAGATGCATAACTACTATACCCAGTTGTATAACAAGGTTGTATTCGAGGTGCTGGAAGAGAAGCTCGGCAAAAATGAAGCCGCCGTCTTCGCACGCTCCGCCACCGCCGGCGGCCAGCAGTTCCCGGTTCACTGGGGCGGCGACTGCTACGCCGACTATGAATCGATGGCCGAGAGTCTGCGCGGCGGCCTGTCGCTCGGCCTCTCCGGCTTCGGCTTCTGGAGCCACGACATCGGCGGGTTCGAGAACACCGCTCCGGCCCATGTGTTCAAGCGCTGGCTGGCCTTCGGCCTGCTCTCCAGCCACAGCCGGCTGCACGGCAGCACCTCGTACCGTGTGCCTTGGGCGTATGACGATGAGGCCGTGGACGTTACCCGCTTCTTCACCAAGCTCAAATGCAGCCTGATGCCATACCTGTATGATGTCGCCGGACAGGCGCATGAGCAGGGCTGGGCTTCGATGCGGGCGATGGTGATGGAATTCCCGGAAGATCCGACCTGTGAGGTGCTGGACCGCCAGTACATGCTGGGGGATTCCCTGCTGGTTGCTCCGATCTTCCAGGAGAACGGCGAAGTGAAGTACTATCTGCCGGCTGGACGCTGGACACACCTGCTGAATGGTGAGACTGTACAGGGCGGATCATGGCGCAAGGAGAAGCATGACTTCTTCAGCCTGCCACTGTTCGTGCGGCAGAATGCTTTGCTAGCTGTAGGCAGCGTGGATAACCGGCCGGATTATGATTTTGCTGATGGCGTGAAGCTCAGCCTGTACTCCCTGGAGGACGGGAAGACGGCGGCAGCCACTGTCCGCGACATCAACGGCGCGCCTGAGCTGAAGGTTGAAGCGGTACGCAGCGGCAGCACGGTAACCGTAACGGCTGAGGGCAGCGGCAAAGCCTTCACCTTCGCGGTGAAGGACCTCGGCGCTATTGCTTCGGTGGATGGCGCGGCGCAGGCCGATGAGACGACCGTGAGTGTGGGTGCGGGCGCGAAGTCGGTATCGTTCACGATTACGCTGAAGTAAGACAACCAGATTACCTTTTAACTAAGATAACTAAAGACTGAATTAACACACCCGGCTCTCTGATGACAGGCGACAATCGTCTCCTGGCTCGGGGAGCTTTTTGGGGATTGGCGTCTGAGGAGGTGCACAAGGGTGCGCCGCAATGGGCTAAATGCTGCAAGAATTGCAACATTCCCCTCAGCAGGAGCAGGGCTAGGGCGAATTGTTGTCCAAAATGCAGCATTTCAGCTTCACTGAACGAATCAGCGGCGAAATTCCTGCATTTTATGCAACATTGCACCAGAATAGCGGGTTTCGCAGGCATCAGAGTTGCAGATCATGCAACATTAGTCGGGCAGGAGTCGGGGCCAATGTTGGGTCAAAGGCGGGCCAGAGAAGCAGCACCAGAATAAAGGAGTCGATGATTATGAACAAGATTGAGAACAGTCCAAACGGAGTGCTGAGCCAGCCGGAGTTCAGCTCGGCCACGGCGC
This region of Paenibacillus sp. FSL K6-1096 genomic DNA includes:
- a CDS encoding HAMP domain-containing sensor histidine kinase, with product MIKSLYTRVVLTFLVSVIGGTVISFYLAIWIYRDQLNENLQVSLLRFAQDIVRIYESFPLNEADKFVSGMKQLETYHVRIYDENGGVQSYGGPDGMKLETVTAEQLKQVLAGSIVQVNPTGISISLLGLQLMTDTGKKALFVEPVGPPSGTFVIKWLLNFAVYSLVTGSLFILVAAVFLVRPIKKLTAATRRIAAGDFNVKLNIKQNGELGTLARSFEEMTQDLQQLEQLRRDFVSNVSHEVQSPLTSISGYARALKQMDIPESERNRYLDIIIGEAERMSKMSDSLLKLSLLESQSRQLQFTTFSLDEQIRRVILALQPQWSSRGITFELDLEAGTLTGDADQLNQVWMNLLGNSIKFSGDGGVISVHAWQDYKGVTVRVSDTGIGISPEDQKRIFERFFKADRSHSRKYNGSGMGLAIVKQIILLHQGDIRVESELGAGTSFIVTLPLNTPAN
- a CDS encoding class I SAM-dependent methyltransferase produces the protein MLKSLQAIEAYREGKQIAGTEAPWLEYIVQAEQTIVNLERVESLQSLEQQNPVLDYVERSLRVLDSLPLSYWIKELAEETLVWSETAKGGTVRQRRGWQAEGINIFVHNIGSAQLYRRYAEGLKQEAAGSREKRLVVHTLIETHGLIGQQIRGEVPPAVNLPLSGLVEHGLLSADELERLLFALNHCIISAVSPELWQEVRPRVMELIAVIAAGKLVLEVPMKERLRRMRAGSIAQGEDYEAEWDRLLQEGFLPDTLEPLQPMTFWYVESALQTFSLEQFLKVMSLVAGSRPQEVSHLSFEAVMNSIYYDYKGSKKINVYKKRIIEKYLAELSWEEIYSGKTPSGSNPHLVHRLLRKEHLPDTLFFQFEFSPAAEKLIEFCMEAEKSALYERAVLLLFDLFGLRRDAFDRFHNEDTYLSQMNDTADYKAVILDYVTGRKVLDIGPGGGVLLDLIEERMPEAVPVGIDISSNVIEALRQRKQREGRRWEVLQGDALNLKDYVEPGTVDTVIFSSILHELYSYVPLGGQKFNHDTVAAALASAFGVLADGGAIIIRDGIMSEPEDELRRVRFLEADGMAWLERYAEDFAGRPIRYEKLGPQEVRLPVNDAMEFLYTYTWGEEAYIHEVQEQFGYFTPSQYAAFIVQTLGDRAKIEVFRHYLQEGYTEALENRVVMMDDNGQSVPLPDSTCFIVIRKEAS
- a CDS encoding response regulator transcription factor encodes the protein MNNANLSVLVVEDDADINRLLCRMLTGEGLNAVPAFSGSEASLRMSLEDYQLILMDLMLPGITGESLIAQIRAQSTVPIIVISAKSALEDKVSLLRLGADDYITKPFDQEEVLARVYAQLRRLQYSPAAGSDGEILKVRGLVMDKQRREVRLEDRVLALTKYEFELLAVLMSRPDHIFSKSELYRQIWGGTYLGDDNTINVHISNLRAKMAAVTEEEYIRTIWGIGFKLV
- a CDS encoding ABC transporter ATP-binding protein; translation: MMHCILEIKALNKTYQEAYALRDINLQIESGDIVALIGKNGAGKTTLFKCITEQVFPSAGTITLYGHRDDAGLRKGRRSIGAMIEEPAFFPDFTARQNLEYFRLQRGLAGKDSIEQALKEVNLLQAANKKFKAFSLGMKQRLGLALALMTRPELLILDEPTNGLDPEGKAEIRQLLQTLNEEKRVTILISSHVLSELQSVATRYIFMDQGKIVEQLTAEELLQKTRRNVEIVVDNSGKASTVLEQHFPGIPYRILPGHRILLSGGMDKTDQLNRVLHAQGVSVFSITATGGDLEEYYLGLLGGERHA
- a CDS encoding ABC transporter permease; this encodes MLNLMKSEQYRFVRTKNYYYYGLLCVVLMVAAAITLMVFHQSVPDFPYGNERFFYRNVLSMMPVVFALLSIFTGVLMGDNKHVLKNTVAYGFSRRSIYTAKLLVTLAGFLLFALVLVGISVLLGSKLLLRSYEYALTEYCQMLLGMLPIMIAGVTTYFCINAVMNKNAQISTVFLLIYFLPHMILSALKGRFTWAAWLYSHSPAYYLFNAYDLGTYPAWEPWVTGMVCTLFFYVLGLYLFRKEEF
- a CDS encoding HAMP domain-containing sensor histidine kinase, whose product is MYLAIAIIAVLAAVCILVVYLLQRQSMIQVRRQLTEWESSSLQHLHVKLPLPGKEMEKLIVALNRLLDQRQRERVIHQSRERAVKEEIANLSHDLRTPLTSMQGYAHLLKDPLASEAERQQYLEIIIHKMAVMNNIVEAFYELSSIDSGDTPLDSQPVYLYSLLSEVILAFHPDLTQKGIEVQLHLDENVKAIPLDEKAMIRIFSNVLQNVLRYGKNRLTVSLYTEEQQVKLKFANDTEHIRRADLPRLFERTYTSDPSRSSGQLGLGLAIVKQLVERQGGTIGAALNGGEFELFIAFGEK
- a CDS encoding nuclear transport factor 2 family protein, coding for MNQHVTLPIEVQDFYNAVNQYQPEAFIDLFAPGAVVKNNGKTAEGTEAIAAWGESELFSAKVRFTIMDIEEAGGRIAVTAEMEGEFNKNRVPAPQQFRHEFKVQGGKISSLHITLQQDQ
- a CDS encoding AraC family transcriptional regulator, with protein sequence MDRTSQRLLKEDREHGDAMFPLAAYWIELPAGAHVLDTHWHEEAEFFLLLEGEILFQVDTDYFTLRPGEAVFIESGDIHAAYALADTPCRFCALVFHPDLLASAQYDTIQQTVILPLQEKRQSFPRHLTASVPWQAELLLHLNHMMKAYEQQMPGFESFIKGTLLIMLSQIALPGRSVNHSPSEGADNTKADRLKKAILYIQDHYQEPIRTRDLAGLIPMSEGQFCRFFKSMTRKTPVDYINSYRVRQAAALLQQSDRKISGIAMDVGFDNVSYFIKVFRKAMNCSPSEFRKNTGLTAGQNMLYP
- the yicI gene encoding alpha-xylosidase — encoded protein: MKFTDGLWLVRDGITINGAVQNYVVEKTEEGLTAITQTTPITGRSATLNSTLLTVKFHSPLPGVVGVKIIHNDGVIDRGPSFELTEGTGDHVQIEESEAQTVLISGGLRVVINKGTHWSVDFYRGDERITGSGFKSMAYITDQNGNTFMREELDLGVGEFVYGLGERFTAFVKNGQVVDLWNKDGGTSSEQAYKNVPFYVTSKGYGVFVNHPELVSYEIASEKVKKAQFSVAGESLEYFVIDGPTIKEVITKYTSLTGKPALPPAWSFGLWLTTSFTTDYDEATVNSFVEGMAERDLPLHVFHFDCFWMREYQWTDFQWDSRVFPDPVGMLKRLHDKGLKICVWINSYIGQRSPLFEEGKKNGYLLKRPNGDVYQTDLWQAGMGLVDFTNPAACEWYAGYLRDLVDMGVDSFKTDFGERIPTDVVYFDGSDPYKMHNYYTQLYNKVVFEVLEEKLGKNEAAVFARSATAGGQQFPVHWGGDCYADYESMAESLRGGLSLGLSGFGFWSHDIGGFENTAPAHVFKRWLAFGLLSSHSRLHGSTSYRVPWAYDDEAVDVTRFFTKLKCSLMPYLYDVAGQAHEQGWASMRAMVMEFPEDPTCEVLDRQYMLGDSLLVAPIFQENGEVKYYLPAGRWTHLLNGETVQGGSWRKEKHDFFSLPLFVRQNALLAVGSVDNRPDYDFADGVKLSLYSLEDGKTAAATVRDINGAPELKVEAVRSGSTVTVTAEGSGKAFTFAVKDLGAIASVDGAAQADETTVSVGAGAKSVSFTITLK